A stretch of DNA from Vibrio gallaecicus:
CTTGTAGTCGAGTGATAATATTTGCGGATGGTCAGTTTCATTCAGTTCATTGAATTGAGCCGTTAAATACTCACTTCCCCCCACACAAGGGCAGGTTAACACTGGGATATTATGTATTTTTAGATACTTATGGAGATACAGAGCAGTGCAGCCAGTCCCGGATGGAAGGGCGACAACAAAGTCATGGTTAGGCTCAAACCGGGTCCAACTCAGTACTTCCATCGCTAACTGCTTAATACCGTATTCAGATAAAGTGGAACGCCCGCCTTCAGGTAAAAATATACAGTGAGAGTCTGGTTGCCTTATTTGGGTAATGTAATCAGCAGGGTGAAGCCCAGTTTCAGTTTTACCCACTTCAATGATTTTTGCACCTAAATCTAAAGCGCCACGATAGTTCCCTAAAGGACGTTCAATTAGCCATTTGGGTATATGATCGACATAGAATTCAAATTTCCAACCACGGATTCTTGCTAAAGCCGCTAAAGAATAAAATGAGTTCGCTTGTGCAGAACCATAACTGATTAAAGTGGTTGTGTTTGGGTGGCTATCTTCTAATAGCTTCATGAACTTTCGGGCTTTGTTGCCAGAAAAATGTGAATGAAGTTGGTCGTCTCGTTTTAAGAAGAAAGTACGGTCGTTAATTTGGTGCTGAGTGATTGGGCTGTTAGTTAACTTCATAATTAGGCTAGCTAGAACGGATTATGGAATTATCTAGTAGTGGTTTTGAGCTGTAAATGGATAGCATCAAACTTTAGTGATAAATGCAGCGTTATGGAGCTGCATTTATGCAGAGGCTAAGGGCTAACGAACTCATGCTTGAAAATGATTTGAGCTATACAACCACCAGTAGACCGATTTTTTAATTCAAAATCCCACTCGAAACGGTTACACAGGTCTTCAACCACCAGTAAACCTAGCCCGTGACCATTAGGGTTATATTGCTCTTGTAGCCCCTTTCCTTCATCTTCAATACTTATTTGAGAGTCAGTTAATGTGATGTGAACTTTGCCATTAGAAGACGTTGCCGCAATAGCATTTCTTATCAAATTGCCAATCAACATATTCATAATTGCGTCAGTTGCGTGAATGTTTGGCTCACTTTCAATTTGTGTTAGTAGGCTTATCTCTTTCTCATTCGCCTGGGCAGAGTTTTGTTCAATAATGGCGTCAAGTTCATCCTTGGTAAAAACGCGAATGGGTGAATCATCGCTGTTTCTTTCATAGCGAACTAAGCCTAATAAAGCATCGACCATAGTCGACATTTGAATGATTGCGTCGTCGATTCGATCAACTTGGCGGCTTTGAAAGTCGGTCATTTCACTGCGCTGTAATAGCTTATTTGCACCTCTGACTACGGTTAATGGAGTGCGTAGTTCATGGCTGGCATATCGCGCAAAAGCTTGTTCACGTTTTACGAGCGAATTAATTTCACGGCGGTATTCATTTAATTGCTCAGTTAACTTTCTAAACTCAACTGCAGCTCCATCATTCACAGAAAACTCTTCATTGAGATCTTGTTTATTCGTCTCAAGCTGTTCTGCTAATGAGTTGAAAGGTTCAATAAGGCGTTTAGACAAGCGATATAACAAAGCCCCAAAACTGAATGATAAAATGGCGAAGAGAGTAAGGACTAATATACTCGAATAAATTAACTCATTGACGGAAAACTCCACCCTGTCAATTTCAGAGAGTAGCACCAGTGGGTGAGTTTCCCCTTTGTCGGAATATTCACCAATATATAGCATTCTAGAGTGAGGGTCGTCGCCCACTTCCCCGATGAAGCTATCG
This window harbors:
- a CDS encoding pyridoxal-phosphate dependent enzyme, with the protein product MKLTNSPITQHQINDRTFFLKRDDQLHSHFSGNKARKFMKLLEDSHPNTTTLISYGSAQANSFYSLAALARIRGWKFEFYVDHIPKWLIERPLGNYRGALDLGAKIIEVGKTETGLHPADYITQIRQPDSHCIFLPEGGRSTLSEYGIKQLAMEVLSWTRFEPNHDFVVALPSGTGCTALYLHKYLKIHNIPVLTCPCVGGSEYLTAQFNELNETDHPQILSLDYKHHFGKLYAKDYQTWLDLEYQTDVEFDLLYDPLMWQCLEKWQEENPAKTILYIHQGGILGNESMLPRYQRKFPDMQAQSSN
- a CDS encoding sensor histidine kinase: MILNLVSSTKTLTGRLALFFALMSVIIAGFIYVIFNAALYISEDRVGERRILIDRNAAIELFRSSNNSVIQIDSLTVAYNDLSIIPKAYNQYIDGIDSFIGEVGDDPHSRMLYIGEYSDKGETHPLVLLSEIDRVEFSVNELIYSSILVLTLFAILSFSFGALLYRLSKRLIEPFNSLAEQLETNKQDLNEEFSVNDGAAVEFRKLTEQLNEYRREINSLVKREQAFARYASHELRTPLTVVRGANKLLQRSEMTDFQSRQVDRIDDAIIQMSTMVDALLGLVRYERNSDDSPIRVFTKDELDAIIEQNSAQANEKEISLLTQIESEPNIHATDAIMNMLIGNLIRNAIAATSSNGKVHITLTDSQISIEDEGKGLQEQYNPNGHGLGLLVVEDLCNRFEWDFELKNRSTGGCIAQIIFKHEFVSP